The DNA region GCGTGCCGCAGTTTCGCTCTTCTCCAAAGGTGGCCGCCAGGGCGCCTCCACTATCACGCAGCAATACGTAAACAACGTGATCATTCAGAACCTCGAAGCAGCAGGTAAGGGTGATCAGGCAAAGCTAGGTGGCGACAAAACTGCGGGTGACAAAATTCGCGAAATGAAGCTCGCCATTGCGGTGGAAAAACAGTACTCCAAACAGGACATCCTGAAGGGCTACTTGAACATCGTGAACTTTGCCAACGGAACCTATGGCATTCAGGCTGCTTCACAGTTCTATTTCGGTATCAATGCGACCGATCTAACGTTGGCGCAGGGCGCACTTTTGGCCGGCGTGGTAAATAGTCCCAGCTTTTACGATCCGGTCAAGAACCCCGACAATGCGAAGAGCCGCCGGGACCAGGTCTTGGATCGGATGCTTCAGCTGAAAATGGTCAACCAAGCCGACCACGATGCGGCTATTGCCACTCCGGTAGCTGTCACCCCGCACCCGAAGCCGCAGGGTTGCGCTACCGCGTCGATGGCGCCGTTCTTCTGCGACTATGTGCTCCGAACTTTCTTAAACAATCCCGATTACGGAGCTACCGAGGCCGACCGAGCACAATTGCTCTATCAAGGCGGGTTGAGCATCAAAACCACGTTGGATCCCAACGCACAAAAAATTACTCAAGACCTTGAAGATCAAACGAGCAGCCCCGACGATATCCAACGATTGAACCGTGGCTCAGCGATGGTGAGCGTGGAACCCGGTACCGGGAAAATCCTCACTATGGCTCAGAACTTTAAAATGTCTGATCAAGCCGCAAATGGTCAAACTTCATACAACTTCAGCGTCCCCAAGACAGACTTAGATGGAAACTCGTTAAACGGCCTCGGCACGATGCAGGTCGGCTCTACGATGAAACCATTCACCTTTGCTGCTTGGTTGCAAGCAGGGAAATCCATGAATGCGACCGTCGATGGCAGTCAGCGAAGGTATCCAGCAGGCTATCCTTGGAAAAATAGCTGTGGAACTACCTCTAGCAACTATGCGGGAACAGCTGACAACCCCCTGCTTTCAAATGACAGCCTCCGAGACTACAACAACTGGAATGTCCTCGACGGTCTAGTAAGCTCAATCAACACCGTGACATTTGCGGCAGCAGCCCAGCTCGATTTCTGTAACATCAAGAAAATTACCGAGGCCGCTGGCATTCTTACCGGTGATACTCGGAAGCCTTTGTCATTCGAATATGCGTCGGACCTACTAGGTTCAAACAGTATCGACCCACTGACGATGGCGAATGCTTTTGCCACGTTCGCCAACAAGGGCACTTATTGCAGCCCAATTGCGATTGCAAGTGTGTCCGATCCTTCCGGGAAACAGCTGCCAGTGCCATCAGCAAACTGCAAATCAACGTTCATCACGCCGGACGTAGCAGCTGGAATGCTTTACGCAATGCAGCAAGTTTTTGCCCGAAGAGATGGATCCGGTTCGTTGATAAATCCGAATTTGCGCGCCTTCCAATCCACAGCCAATATTGGCGGTAAGACTGGTACTACAACCGGAAACCAGGATACTTGGGTGGTTGGTACCACCAGTGGAATCGCTACCGCGTCTTGGTTCGGCAACCCTACGGGATCCTTGTCAGACAACTACGTCAACCAAGGTGTCACGATCAATGGCGTCCCATACGCCCAACTAGACGGTGCAAATATTGCCGGTACAGCGTTTAGTAAATTGATGCAACAAGTGGCTCCCAATTACAACAAAGCCGCATTCCCAACGCCACCGGCAAAAATGGTCAACGGAACTCCACCGCCGGCACCACCGAAGCAGAACACCTCACCGTCGAGCCCACCGGCTAGCCCACCCGCAA from Renibacterium salmoninarum ATCC 33209 includes:
- a CDS encoding transglycosylase domain-containing protein, translated to MAVRKNPIINTATTLGKLIGFLAVSVLCGVLVAGLVVPVTALGGSTVSNSITAFDNLPAELQVGAPQGVTNIYASDGTTVIARLFNQNRVEVGIDQMSPNIKNAVVAIEDSRYYEHGGVDPTGILRAAVSLFSKGGRQGASTITQQYVNNVIIQNLEAAGKGDQAKLGGDKTAGDKIREMKLAIAVEKQYSKQDILKGYLNIVNFANGTYGIQAASQFYFGINATDLTLAQGALLAGVVNSPSFYDPVKNPDNAKSRRDQVLDRMLQLKMVNQADHDAAIATPVAVTPHPKPQGCATASMAPFFCDYVLRTFLNNPDYGATEADRAQLLYQGGLSIKTTLDPNAQKITQDLEDQTSSPDDIQRLNRGSAMVSVEPGTGKILTMAQNFKMSDQAANGQTSYNFSVPKTDLDGNSLNGLGTMQVGSTMKPFTFAAWLQAGKSMNATVDGSQRRYPAGYPWKNSCGTTSSNYAGTADNPLLSNDSLRDYNNWNVLDGLVSSINTVTFAAAAQLDFCNIKKITEAAGILTGDTRKPLSFEYASDLLGSNSIDPLTMANAFATFANKGTYCSPIAIASVSDPSGKQLPVPSANCKSTFITPDVAAGMLYAMQQVFARRDGSGSLINPNLRAFQSTANIGGKTGTTTGNQDTWVVGTTSGIATASWFGNPTGSLSDNYVNQGVTINGVPYAQLDGANIAGTAFSKLMQQVAPNYNKAAFPTPPAKMVNGTPPPAPPKQNTSPSSPPASPPANTPAPPADGGTKP